The Neodiprion lecontei isolate iyNeoLeco1 chromosome 6, iyNeoLeco1.1, whole genome shotgun sequence sequence tattaattaaaatgttaaaaataaatttccccCACCACCTAACCCcgaattattactattttcgCCGTATCTATCACCGTGGACGTGTAATTGAATTGCAGTCACAACTGAGtcatgtataaaatttatttattgaaatgtaaCACAGCCGATTCTGTTTCATATTTGAATGCGTATCCGTGTCATTTTTAGAAGGTAAATTTTACTATATCTATAGAACTAAGTAGTATAGTACGACCAAGTACGACATACATTTTTCTAAGTGGATACACAAAATAAGGTATATGATTGTGCGTATACGTACGCGTATGATCCTAAAAAAACTAAAGAGcttcgaaattgttttcagGACGAAATCCGTTGCGTCATTTTCACTACAAAATACGGCGATACACCGTCGagtatttcgaatttttaatcCCGTCGAACAATTACAGTGTTGACTATACAAATGTTGTTCCGTGTGACACACAAATCTGCACAACAAACTCACGTcaaaacttattgttagaccaATTTTCGTTGCATAACACAGTCAtctttttccacttttttttttgttttttccttgtatGTCGTCATTGTAACGTATCATCGGCAAATCGCGGTAATagaatgtttcaaaaaatgactttttatattttgagaTTCAGCGGACGAAGAAATTCTGATGACCGGTTGATTATTCAATGCAATATAAATTGCTTGTCAActtaattaattcatttttacaacGATTCCTCTCCGCATGTCCCTTACATACATGCATCACCTTATATCGAGAGTAAAACCGCAAACGACTGTGGATAAAATGGAAAACACTTCTTCAAgattattttctttgaaataaaTCGACTGTCGTGTGAGCTAGCTCTAAATATTAAACTTTTTTATCCGacaaattattctttcgagCTGCTCGAGATCGTAACTCCCGGCTGCACTGTCCAAAAATGATGAGCGATATTGTTAAATTTACTATCTCTTCGAATCCAGCCCAGTATTGGGATTTATCCTCGTCCCCACACAACGGACTCTATCCACGGAACGTAGTGATAAACGCGTGTGTAAATCCCGGGAACTGAACTTCCGCAGAATCTTCCTAAACTTGTGACTCCGACCACATCGTACATGCAGTAGTACTCCTTTTTACTGTATATCACGAGAGGGCCTCCGCTGTCAccctgaaacaaaaaatgttacgCTCGGTAcgagaaatattttacacgtCACGACATTCAGAGAAATAATGATTAAAGATACTCTTTCATCTGTCCGCATACCTGGCACGTGTCGCTGCCATCTTTCCCAGCACATATCGTCCATTCTCCAACTACTCCATCGCGTAGCTGAACTACAGACCCGCCAGCCAAGTAGCTCGCGTTACAAGTTCGCTGATCGACGAGGGGAAGCGTAACTTTCAGAAGATCACTCGAGCCTTCATCGTCGGCTGTGAAAATAACCGTGAGGACGGAGGTAGAAATCATTGACGAGGAATATTACCGGCCTGTTTGCACATACATTCGTTATCACGTGTGAGAACCTTACCCCATTCAACGCGACCCCATCCTGTCGCTATGGCTTTCTGAGTCCCAGTGGTGGGTGATGTGTGGAGACAAGCCGGTCTGATCCAGGCGTTGAAAGGCACCCTGGACTCGAGGCGAAGAAGCGCGATGTCGTGATATTGCGAAGGAAGCTCGTACTGAGGGTGTCTGATCCTCTGGGTGATACGACGATCCACAGGTCTCGCCCCGTCGTCGGAACGCTGCAGGTTCAAATCGCCGACGCGCACCCAGTTCGCGGTGCCCCTGGGAATTGTAGAGTCATTGGGTCTAATTGCAAGATTTAGCGAAGACAAAAACCAACGACCAGCAAAAC is a genomic window containing:
- the LOC107218899 gene encoding venom protease → MILPVILFLFYATHRVESAEEGDSCRLRSGASGVCALLNNCNIVFQELVAGNAPDSICGYAGFEPVVCCPNSRPQTTQSTPTVTRNPVSDGRGEISRQKCAEYARYTYEQVDSPVLTLNRQKVNRSVCAIKSQKLIVGGTRAERMEFPHMAAVGYDLPTAGVGWYCGGTLISENFVLTAAHCTFSSNWGTANWVRVGDLNLQRSDDGARPVDRRITQRIRHPQYELPSQYHDIALLRLESRVPFNAWIRPACLHTSPTTGTQKAIATGWGRVEWADDEGSSDLLKVTLPLVDQRTCNASYLAGGSVVQLRDGVVGEWTICAGKDGSDTCQGDSGGPLVIYSKKEYYCMYDVVGVTSLGRFCGSSVPGIYTRVYHYVPWIESVVWGRG